Proteins from one Sander lucioperca isolate FBNREF2018 chromosome 16, SLUC_FBN_1.2, whole genome shotgun sequence genomic window:
- the chrna11 gene encoding cholinergic receptor, nicotinic, alpha 11, translating to MWHSLALLLSGFSALIHVSMQGPHQRTLLKNLLKDYNRMERPVGNDSHPLTVVFSLSLIQIMDVDEKNQVLTSNIWLRMSWFDHYLQWNQSEHPGVKNLRFTTDQVWTPDILLYNSADDDFDSTFKTNVLVNSSGYAEYLPPGIFMSTCNVDVRWFPFDIQKCELKFGSWTYDGWLLDLQMNDADISAYMPNGEWDLVGVPGSRNEAFYDCCKEPYPDVTFVVTIRRRTLYYALNLLIPCVLLSSMTLLIFVLPADSGEKISLGITVLLSLTVFMLLVAEIMPATSDSVPLIGQYFASIMIIVGMSVIATVVVLQYHHHDPNGGNMPKWVQLVLLQWVAWFLRMKRPGENDDPERPPCAPHLRRCSSGSHSGSIPNPPDPTLHPLHPQNLAPLQTGPLHAGHPHLHAQSSANNNGNLLYMGYQSMEDPSMLSEPLQRNNISTGPPRVAGSPPPHLPSQFCSSPPPPTPNMDTVGCPSTVSSGGGFGGGPGGLGGCSTAGIGDPQLQAILEEVRYMADRFREQDEAESMADQWKFAGAVIDRLCLVAFSVFNIICTISILMSAPNFVEAVSKDFV from the exons ATGTGGCACTCGTTGGCTCTGCTCCTCTCTGGATTCTCTGCTTTGATCCACG TGTCGATGCAGGGTCCTCACCAGAGGACCCTGCTGAAGAACCTCCTGAAGGACTACAACCGGATGGAGCGACCGGTGGGCAACGACTCCCACCCTCTCACCGTTGTCTTCTCCCTCAGTTTGATACAGATCATGGATGTG GATGAGAAGAACCAGGTGCTCACCTCTAACATTTGGCTACGGATG aGTTGGTTCGACCACTATCTCCAATGGAACCAGAGCGAACATCCTGGAGTGAAAAACCTCCGCTTCACCACAGATCAGGTCTGGACACCAGACATCCTGCTCTACAACAG TGCAGATGACGACTTTGACTCTACCTTTAAGACCAATGTTCTGGTGAACTCCAGTGGCTATGCTGAGTATCTGCCTCCAG GAATCTTTATGAGCACATGCAACGTGGATGTTCGCTGGTTCCCTTTTGACATCCAGAAGTGTGAGCTGAAGTTCGGCTCTTGGACGTACGATGGCTGGCTGCTGGACCTCCAGATGAACGATGCTGACATCTCAGCCTACATGCCCAATGGAGAGTGGGACTTAGTTG GAGTTCCCGGCAGCAGAAACGAGGCTTTCTACGACTGTTGTAAGGAGCCTTACCCGGATGTGACATTTGTTGTGACAATACGGCGGCGGACGCTCTACTATGCACTGAACCTGCTCATCCCCTGCGTGTTGCTGTCTTCGATGACCCTGCTCATCTTTGTGCTGCCAGCTGACTCTGGGGAGAAGATCTCACTGG GTATCACCGTCTTGCTGTCTCTAACTGTTTTCATGTTGCTGGTCGCAGAGATCATGCCAGCCACATCGGACTCTGTCCCTCTTATAG GTCAGTACTTTGCCAGTATAATGATCATCGTTGGGATGTCAGTCATTGCCACAGTGGTGGTTCTGCAGTATCATCACCATGATCCAAATGGAGGAAACATGCCAAAATGG GTGCAGCTCGTCTTGCTGCAGTGGGTAGCATGGTTCTTGCGTATGAAGCGGCCAGGAGAGAATGACGACCCGGAGCGACCCCCGTGTGCCCCCCACTTGCGGCGCTGCTCCTCGGGCTCCCATAGCGGGAGCATCCCAAACCCTCCGGACCCCACCCTCCATCCGTTGCACCCACAGAACCTGGCTCCTCTCCAAACAGGGCCCCTCCACGCGGGGCATCCTCACCTCCACGCCCAGTCCAGCGCTAACAACAACGGGAACCTTCTTTACATGGGCTACCAGAGCATGGAGGACCCTTCAATGCTCTCAGAGCCTCTCCAGAGGAATAACATCTCCACAGGGCCTCCACGGGTAGCAGGAAGCCCACCTCCGCACCTCCCATCTCAGTTCTGCAGCTCCCCACCACCTCCTACCCCCAATATGGATACTGTAGGCTGCCCCAGCACTGTCTCCAGTGGTGGGGGCTTTGGAGGTGGACCCGGAGGGCTTGGAGGGTGCTCAACTGCGGGGATAGGAGACCCCCAGCTTCAGGCCATCTTGGAGGAGGTGCGTTACATGGCAGACCGTTTCCGGGAGCAGGACGAGGCCGAGAGTATGGCCGACCAGTGGAAATTTGCAGGCGCTGTAATCGATCGTCTGTGTCTAGTGGCTTTCAGCGTTTTCAACATCATATGCACCATCTCTATCCTTATGTCTGCCCCCAACTTTGTGGAGGCTGTTTCAAAGGACTTCGTTTAA